CGAAGACGGCCTCCAGCGCACCGCCGACCTGTGCGGCCACCCACGTCTCCGTGTCCGGGTCGAGGGTGGCGAGCCCGGGGCTCCAGCCCATGCTGTCCTCCAGCGGACGGGGCACCTGACGCGGCGCGTTCAGAGGGTGAGCCGTACGGCGACGAGCCGCGCCGTCGACTCCCTGACGCACCGCTCGGCCAGCGTGCCGGCCGTTTCGTGGGCCCCATCTTGCACGGCGGAGATTACGGAGCGGTGACGGTCCGCAACTTCTTCACGATATGTGTCGTCGGTCAGGACCAGGCACAGCAGGGCGCCGATCTCGCTCTGCAGGGCGACCTGTTCGCGGGTGAGCCGGGCGGACTGGGCGGCCGCCGCAAGTTCGACGTGGAAGCGGCCGTACAGCCGGCTGCGTGCCGCCGCGTCCCCGGCCCGGCTCAGCTCCTCGGCCGTGCGGCGCAGTGGGGAAAGGTCCTCGGGTTCGGTGCGCTGCGCCGCGAGCCGTGCGGCGGCGCCGGACAGGGCGGCCCAGTGGTCGCCGAGGTCGCGCAGTTCCTCAGTGCTCCAGCCGCGCAGGCGGGCCTTGAGCCGGTCGTCGGCGGGGACTTCGGGCAGGGAGACGAAGCTGCCGCCGCCGCGTCCCCGGCGGGTGGTGACCAGGCCCTGCTGCCGCAGGGCCATGAGCGCCTCGCGCAGGGTGACGGTGGAGACGCCGAGCTGGCCGGCCAGCTCGGTCTCGCCGGGCAGCTGCTCGCCGTCGGCGAGGAGGCCCAGCTCGATGGCGTCGCCGATGCGGCGCACGACCGCGTCCACGCGGGCCCGGTTGTCCACCGGGCTGAAGACGGCCCGGCGGGCACCGCCCTCGATCTCGTCCTGCCTCATGGCCACCACCTCGTGCATTGACGCAAGCTTTACCCTGAGGGCCTCTTGAGCTTAGAACTATGACTTCATATTTTTACCGTCAAGCGTTCAACGCAACAGCGCGCCAGAAAGGTTCCCCTATGCAGGGAATTGCGGTCCGGCTGCAGGACCTGCGGAAGTCCTTCGGTGAGACGACCGCCGTGGCCGGGGTCGACCTGGAGATCCGGGACGGGGAGTTCTTCTCCATGCTCGGCCCGTCCGGGTCCGGCAAGACGACGGTCCTCCGGCTGGTCGCCGGGTTCGAGACACCGGACCAGGGCCGGATCGAACTCGCCGGCCAGGAGGTCACCGGCCTCGCCCCGTTCGAGCGGGACGTGCACACGGTGTTCCAGGACTACGCCCTGTTCCCGCACATGACGGTCGAGCAGAACGTCGCCTACGGGCTGAAGGTCCGCAAGGTGCCGAAGGCCGAACGGCTCGTGCGCGCCCGCAAGGCCCTCGCCGAGGTCCGCCTCGAGGGCTACGGTCAGCGGCGCCCGGCCCAGCTCTCCGGCGGGCAGCGCCAGCGCGTCGCCCTCGCCCGCGCGCTCGTCGGCCGGCCCCGGGTGCTGCTGCTGGACGAGCCCCTCGGCGCCCTCGACCTGAAACTGCGCCAGCAGATGCAGGTCGAACTGAAGGCGATCCAGCGGGAGGTGGGCATCACCTTCGTCTTCGTCACCCACGACCAGGAGGAGGCCCTGACGATGAGCGACCGCATCGCCGTCTTCGACCAGGGCCGCATCGCCCAGGTCGGCACGCCCGCCGAGATATACGAGCGCCCCGCGACGCCCTTCGTCGCCTCCTTCGTCGGCACCTCGAACCTGCTCGACGGCGAGGCGGCCCACCGGATCGTCGGCACCCCGGGCACCTACAACATCCGGCCGGAGAAGATCCGCGTCCTGAAGGAGTCCGCCGACGCGGACGAGCCCGAGCACACCAGCGCCGTCGGCACGGTCGCCGAAGTCGTCTATCTGGGCGACGCGACGCGCTTCCTGGTCGACCTCGACGGCGGTGGCCGGCTCACCGCGCTGCAGCAGAACCTGGAGACCTCCTCCGAGGACGTCGCCGCGCTGCGCGGCAGCCGGGTGCGCCTGACCTGGCACCGCCGGCACGCCGTCCGGCTGCCCTCCTGACCTCTTTCCCGTCCTTACGTCCCCTGGAGAACACCGTGCGTCCCACCCGTACCCTGCGCGCCGCCGCCTGTGCCGCCGCGCTCCTGCTCGCCGCCGCCTGCGACTCCTCCGGGTCGGGCAGTTCGTCCGCGACCGGGCTCAACCCGCCCGACCTCAAGGCCCCCACGAAGCTGGGAAAGACGGAGGGCCAGGTCAATCTGATCGCCTGGGCCGGCTATGTGGAGGACGGCTCGACCGACCCCAAGACCGACTGGGTCCACCCCTTCGAGAAGCAGACCGGCTGCCAGGTCCACTCCAAGGTCGCCGCCAGCTCGGACGAGATGGTCAAGCTGATGAAGACCGGCGAGTACGACGCCGTCTCCGCCTCCGGCGACGCCTCCCTGCGCCTGATCGCCGCCGGCGACGCGGCTCCCGTCAACACCTCCCTGGTGCCCAACTACAAGGATGTCTTCGCCGGGCTCAAGAACGGCCCCTGGAACTCCGTGAAGGGGCAGATGTACGGCATCCCGCACGGCCGGGGCGCCAACCTGCTGATGTACAACACCGAGAAGGTCAGGCCCGCGCCCACCTCCTGGTCCGCCGTCTTCGACGACGCCGCGCGGTACAGGGGGCACGTCACCGCGTACGACTCGCCGATCTACATCGCCGACGCCGCCCTCTATCTCAAGGCCACCAAGCCGGAGTTGAAGATCAAGGACCCGTACGCGCTGGACCAGAAGCAGTTCGACGCGGCGGTGGCGCTGCTCAAGCAGCAGAACAAGAACGTCGGCGAGTACTGGAGCGACTACCTGAAGGAGGTCTCCGCCTTCAAGAGCGGAGACTCGGTGGTCGGCACCACCTGGCAGGTCATCGCCAACCTCGCCTCCTCCGAGGGCGCCAAGGTCAAGGCGCTGGTGCCGAAGGAGGGTTCGACCGGCTGGTCCGACACCTGGATGGTGTACAGCAAGGCCAAGCACCCCAACTGCGCCTACAAGTGGCTGAACTGGATCGTCTCGCCCAAGGTCAACGCCGAGGTCGCCGAGTACTTCGGCGAGGCGCCGGCCAACTCCAAGGCGTGCGCGCAGACCAGTGACAAGAACTTCTGCACGGTCTACCACGCGGCCGACGAGAACTACTGGAAGAAGATCGCCTTCTGGAACACGCCCATCGAGCAGTGCCTGGACGGCCGCAAGGACGTGAAGTGCGTGCCGTACGCCAAGTGGGTGCAGGCCTGGACCGAGATCAAGGGCTGAACCGTGACCACCCAAGCGACGACCGCCGCCGGCCGGGGAACCGTCCGGCGGCTCGCCGGAAGCCTGCACCGCAGGCCCCGGCTGCGGCTGACGCTGTTGCTCACCGCCCCGCTGCTCTGGCTGGCCGTGCTCTACCTCGGCTCGCTGACGGTCCTGTTCCTCTCCGCGTTCTGGACCACGAACTCCTTCACCTCCGAGGTGGTGAAGGTCTGGTCGACGGACAACTTCCGCGAGCTGTTCACCACGCCCGTCTTCCGCCAGGTGATCCTGCGCAGCGTGGGGGTCGCGCTCGCGGTGACCGTGCTGTGCGCCGTGATCGCCTTTCCGGTCGCCTTCTACACGGCGCGGGTCGCCCGGCCGAAGTGGCGTCCGCTGCTCGTGGTGGCCATCCTCACCCCGCTGTGGGCGAGTTACCTGGTCAAGGTGTACGCCTGGCGGCTGATCCTGTCCGAGGGCGGCCTCGCCGACTGGATGCTGGCGCCGTTCGGGCTGAGCGGCCCCGGCTTCGGCCTGCCGGCCACCGTGCTCACCCTGACGTACCTGTGGCTGCCGTACATGATCCTGCCGATCCACACGGCCCTGGAGCAGCTGCCGGCGAACCTGCTCGACGCCTCGGCCGATCTCGGGGCGCGGGCCGGGCGGACGTTCCGCTCGGTGGTCCTGCCGATGGTGCTGCCCTCGGTCGCGGCCGGCTCGGTGTTCACGTTCTCGCTGAGCCTCGGCGACTACATCACCGTGCAGATCGTCGGCGGCAAGACGCAGCTGATCGGCAATCTCGTGTACTCCAACATCGAGCTGAACCTGCCCATGGCCGCCGCGCTGGGCACCGTGCCGGTGGTCGTGATCGTCCTGTATCTGCTGGCGATCCGCCGCACCGGCGCCCTGAACAGCCTGTAGGACCTGGAGGAGAACAGCGCCATGCATCTCAGCCGCACCGCGCGCATCGCCCTGCGCATCGGCGCCG
This genomic interval from Streptomyces sp. NBC_00557 contains the following:
- a CDS encoding FadR/GntR family transcriptional regulator is translated as MRQDEIEGGARRAVFSPVDNRARVDAVVRRIGDAIELGLLADGEQLPGETELAGQLGVSTVTLREALMALRQQGLVTTRRGRGGGSFVSLPEVPADDRLKARLRGWSTEELRDLGDHWAALSGAAARLAAQRTEPEDLSPLRRTAEELSRAGDAAARSRLYGRFHVELAAAAQSARLTREQVALQSEIGALLCLVLTDDTYREEVADRHRSVISAVQDGAHETAGTLAERCVRESTARLVAVRLTL
- a CDS encoding ABC transporter ATP-binding protein; protein product: MQGIAVRLQDLRKSFGETTAVAGVDLEIRDGEFFSMLGPSGSGKTTVLRLVAGFETPDQGRIELAGQEVTGLAPFERDVHTVFQDYALFPHMTVEQNVAYGLKVRKVPKAERLVRARKALAEVRLEGYGQRRPAQLSGGQRQRVALARALVGRPRVLLLDEPLGALDLKLRQQMQVELKAIQREVGITFVFVTHDQEEALTMSDRIAVFDQGRIAQVGTPAEIYERPATPFVASFVGTSNLLDGEAAHRIVGTPGTYNIRPEKIRVLKESADADEPEHTSAVGTVAEVVYLGDATRFLVDLDGGGRLTALQQNLETSSEDVAALRGSRVRLTWHRRHAVRLPS
- a CDS encoding ABC transporter substrate-binding protein, with product MRPTRTLRAAACAAALLLAAACDSSGSGSSSATGLNPPDLKAPTKLGKTEGQVNLIAWAGYVEDGSTDPKTDWVHPFEKQTGCQVHSKVAASSDEMVKLMKTGEYDAVSASGDASLRLIAAGDAAPVNTSLVPNYKDVFAGLKNGPWNSVKGQMYGIPHGRGANLLMYNTEKVRPAPTSWSAVFDDAARYRGHVTAYDSPIYIADAALYLKATKPELKIKDPYALDQKQFDAAVALLKQQNKNVGEYWSDYLKEVSAFKSGDSVVGTTWQVIANLASSEGAKVKALVPKEGSTGWSDTWMVYSKAKHPNCAYKWLNWIVSPKVNAEVAEYFGEAPANSKACAQTSDKNFCTVYHAADENYWKKIAFWNTPIEQCLDGRKDVKCVPYAKWVQAWTEIKG
- a CDS encoding ABC transporter permease codes for the protein MTTQATTAAGRGTVRRLAGSLHRRPRLRLTLLLTAPLLWLAVLYLGSLTVLFLSAFWTTNSFTSEVVKVWSTDNFRELFTTPVFRQVILRSVGVALAVTVLCAVIAFPVAFYTARVARPKWRPLLVVAILTPLWASYLVKVYAWRLILSEGGLADWMLAPFGLSGPGFGLPATVLTLTYLWLPYMILPIHTALEQLPANLLDASADLGARAGRTFRSVVLPMVLPSVAAGSVFTFSLSLGDYITVQIVGGKTQLIGNLVYSNIELNLPMAAALGTVPVVVIVLYLLAIRRTGALNSL